AACAACAGAATTTGAAGAAGACTATCTCCAATATTCAGCTCAGCCCACACTTCCTTTTAATAATGCAGCGCTCTGGTATGAAAATGAGATAAGGGTAGGTAATAACTTATTGCTCAGACCGGGAGTATATGCCAACGCCTATAGCGTAAACGGATATAACAACCAGTCATTGCAACCCCGCTTTTTTGCCAGCTACAGATTGGATAATCAGCAACAGCTGAGTTATTCATATTCGCAAACAGGCCAGGTATTGCACCAGGTTACCAGCCCCTACCCCGGCATAAACCGGGAAATATGGTTACCTGCCAACAGCAGCTTTCAGCCGGTTATCGGCAACATGATCAATCTGGGGTATCAATATAAGAACAGCCGCCTTATAAACTTCAATGCCGATGTTTATTATAAGGCCATTAACCACCTGGTTAACTTTTCCCCCAAAGCCAACGTTCTTTTTTATAGCGATTCCATTGAAAACAAGTTAATCACCGGTAAAGGCAATAGCTTTGGACTAGAGTTGGTAGCCGAAAGAAAGTTCAGCAAATGGAAAACGCTTTTATCTTATACCGTTTCCTGGAGCTGGCGCCGTTTTGATAGTATCCAAAATGGACAACGGCAACCTTACCGGTATGACCGGCGTCATAACCTAAACTGGTTGTTCAGCTATCAGCCCAAACCCTCCCTGGAAATAAGCGTGCTCTGGCATTTTAATACCGGCGACTGGATCACCCTACCCACCACCATTCCTGCAAACCCCGATGAAGAAATGAACAATGCTGCCTTCAAACCTTACCGGGGACAGGTGTTTAACCGCGTAAATATTAATGCCACCTGGTACCTGAAGACATGGAAAAAGTTCAGCCAACAACTAAACGCCGGGGTTCACATTATGGACCACACCGAACAATACACCACCCAATTTTCAACTACCAATAACGATTATAATATCGACCTGTTTCCCGACCAGCTTTTCAAATACACCTGGTACCTTGCTTACAATATTAGCTTTTAATCGTATCTGAATCTTTTTTAAAAATATTCCTCATCCGGATAGGAATAATTCAAAAAGCCAGGTTATATGTGCAAATAACAAAACATGACAACAAGAAACCTGGCAGCAGTATTCATTTCAATAGTGATCCTTAGCGCCTGTGGTAAAGACAGTAGCATGCCGGCAGTCAATCCGCCAACAAATTCCAACGGAAATCAAACAGACAACCCCAACACTTACAAACCAGGCAACACTTTATTAATAGACGACCTGGTATTGTATACGACTGATGGCGCCCACCGGGATGTTCAACTAATCAAAGACTTTATGACCCGGAACTTTCCTGACGATGTATCTATATTTGATTACGGGCAGTCATCGGTCAGCTATAACAACAACGCATTAAGTCTTACTTTTCTCGACAGCAACAAGGTAAAGCTGAAAGATTCTGTATTTGAGATTGTTAGTAAAAGTGATAAAGAAATGATGCTGTCGTCAAAAGATTCAAGCGATATGCCTGGCATCGAAAGCACCTGGCTAGGCCATTGTATGATATTGTATAACCAGGTGCCAAAATACAATGCCTGGTCAATTTGCAATGCAGCCGGTGGCAATTGTAAAAAATACCGCAAACAGTACCCGGTAATGGTTTCCGGTAAAGACTATTACCTTCCTTTATTGAAATACGCCCTGGTAAGTAACTGCAGTATATTTATGTATGATGCCGCTCCCATGCCTAATTATCTTAATGAGAATATAATAAATGGCATGTTGCAGAATAAAGACTCCTTACTGGTTCAGGTGAGCAGGTTAAAAGTATCGAAATAAACGATGGACAATTTATAAATATGCAAAAGGCCCGAACCAACGGGCCTTATCTTATATCTTCCGATTTTCCCGCAACCAGTCTGAATTTATTGTGATTTTCCGGATGACTTTCAATTGCAGTGTACACCTGCATAAACCTGTCCTGCAATTCAACACGGTTAAGCTTTTCAGCCATTCTTGCTGCCAGCTCCCGGTTGTTTTTTAAATCCAGAAAAACCATCCCCCTGTTCCCATTGTTCCATACCAGCATACAAATAAACCTGCCAACGGGTAGTATGATCGTTTCCTTGCTGGGCATGAAGGAGATTGGCATGTCTAATGACATCATTTTAAGATTATGAAATACTTTGCCTGAATTAGAGACGGTTGCCTTTATTTGATCTGAACTTATTTCATCTACATATAATGGGAAGGGTGCAATCATAAAGGGGGTATAACTATCCCAATTTACATAATATATCCCTGTTTTTTACCGTAAACCTGAAAACCGTTAACTGTTAACCATCGCCAAACCAGGCTATTATTTTGTCTTCCATTTACCTTACACAGGCATTATGGAAAATTCATTTATTCATATTACAGACGCGCTCATCCTTTGCATTTTCCTGTTTATTGCTATGCTGTTAATGTTTCAATTGGGTAGAATGTTAGCGAAGAGCTGGAAACAGGAAGAGAGCGAATCCAAAGGCATAAGCATCCTGCTTACAGCCATATTTGGCTTGTCGGCTTTTATCCTGGCCTTTACATTTGGCATGTCTGCATCTCGTTATTCTAACGTGCGCGATCTTATCATAGAGGAAGCTAATAATATCGGGACGGCGTCACTTCGTTCAAATTTGTATTCCGACAGTGTGAATGATGCCTTCCGTTCGGATTTCAAAAAATACATCGATGCACGTCTTTCTTATTATGAACATATCACTGATAAGGATTTAATAAACAAAGCGAAACTGGAAGCAGAAAAAGTCCGGGTGGATTTATGGCAGCGAGCGGCCCAACAATCAAAACTACCCAATATGCTTATCCCGTCAAATAATATGATCCCCGCATTGAATAGCATGTTCGACATTGCCGCCACAATTGAAATGACTTTATATGCACGAGTGCCCGACCTGGTAATTTATATGTTGTTTATACTTGGACTGGTCACCAGTTTTATCGGTGGCTATGCCAGTAAGGATATCAGGAAAAAAGACTGGATCATTATTGTAGCTTTTGCCCTATTCTCATCTATGGTCACCTATATAACACTCGATCTGGGACGGCCTATGCGGGGCATTATCAAAGGGAATATTGGAGTACAGGCAATAATGGATGTAAGCAAAAGCCTGGGGTACCTGGTAAACTGAACGTTTAACCGTTACATGGCTTTTTCCGGATCGTGTTCGAAATGTGTTTTGTAGCTTCAATTATTAAACTCATGACATGAAAAAGCTATCTATCTATCCATTTATTTCCGTTGTACTTTTATTCATGTCATCATTTGTGATGGCGCAAAGTAATAAAGAAGATATCGATATTATTCAGTCGGCTTTTGGTAAAGACAAAAAAGACCTGGTGAAAGATTATATGGAACTGTCTGCAAAAGACAGTGCTGCTTTCTGGAAACTGTATGATGAATATGAAGATAAAAGGAAGTTAATTGGCAGGGAGCGGATAAATCTTCTGGAGCAATATGCCAACGAGTATCAAAACCTGGATAACGCCAAAGCTGAAAAACTGGCTACCGGCATTTTAAACAACGATGCCAAATACAACACGCTTTATCAAACGTATTTCAAAAAATTCACTACCGTCTTTGGGGCTAAAAATGCCGCCAAGTTTTTACAACTCGAAATGTATGTGCAAACGTATGTGCGGGCCAATGTGATGCGCGAAATTCCATTAATAGGTGATCTTGAAAAACAAAAGCAATAAAAAAGGCCTGCCTGGTTGCAGACCTCTTTTTGATTGTATTGTCTATCTAACCGAGTATTTTAGATATAAGATCCGAATGCAAACTAATCTTCAGAAAAGCGGCCAGTCCCAGAATGATCCCCAATAAGCTTACTGCACCTGAAAAATAAAGCAGCCACTTTTTTTGGGTTAAAGCCGTAATACCAAACATGGCGATTGCTATAGTTAGCAATGCATCCGTCATGTCAAACTGGTCATCAAAAAGGTTGATATCGTCATATTCCTTTGTAAAACCCTCCGCCTGGGCTTTTATTTCATTCTTTTCTTTTTCATACCTGGCTATTTGGTCTTCATACTTTTTGATCAGTGAATCATTAGCCCTGGGGGTTTGAAGTTTAAGCATTTCGAGGGTATTTTCGGCAAGCGACTGTTTTGTACTCTTTGCCTGAAAATATGACCAGGCATCGATACTGTGCGCCTGGGCCTGCGACATGGCCTGAACCACATTTCCATCTTTTACATTGCAAAGGGCCATAAAGGTTGCGGTTATTGCCACGAAAAGCGCAACCATTGAATTGATCTTACTTTTGTCTGCCTGCTCAAGAGGCTCCTGAATTGTTTCTGCTATCTCGCTCATGTTGAATGTTTATTTTCCGGTAGAATGGTTTTAATAACAGCATCCAACGTTAAAGGACTGGAAATTTGTACGTGAGGAGGGGTATATTAACAAAAGCATTACGAAGGGAATATTTTTTTGGACAGAAAAAAGGATAGCTCTATATTTGCAAACTCTAAAATAATCGACACCTTTTATAGAATGTTGATTTTCTGGGGAATTAGCTCAGTTGGCTAGAGCGCTTGCATGGCATGCAAGAGGTCACCGGTTCGACTCCGGTATTCTCCACTCCACCGGACGGCAGCGAAAAAAGTGTTTCGCTGCCGTTTTTTATTTTGGTGAAAGCCGCTTCAGGCGTGAAAAGCGCCTTAACGATTGCGTTATCAGAATTGGTTCGAACTTTTCCATCTTTAAAATGGAACTTCTCCGGAAAGGTCGAACCAAGGAACTGAAACTTCTCTTCCGGCGTGGCGAAATCAATCAGCACATTGAGGTGGCGCAGAAAGAAAAAGCCGTATTCGTTTATCTTCTCTTCCTCTGGGTCTTTTTGTTCAAAGCTGGCTATTTGCCTGGCTAACCTTTCGATTTCCGGTTCAATCCTACTTTTGATATTTCTGTAATCACCTGCATCAATTCCGCCATCTAACATTAATAGCTGTGCATTTTCTAATCTTTTTTGATAGACTTCCAGTTCCTGCTTTAGTTTTTTATACTCTGTTGCCTTGTCCTGCCCATTGGTTTGGTTCGCTTCCTTCAATATCAATTCCATTGATTTGAATAGTTTCTCATTATTAGCGATAGCTGTAAGCTGCCCATAAAAGGAAGCGTTGGCATCAGCCGCCAGAAACCTTTCTTTGCAGCCAGTTCTGCAATGGTAGTAGAAGTAGCGCCCGCCGTTACCCTTAGAGCCGCTGCCTGTTAATATTCGGTTGCACCTGGGGCAGGTCAAAAAGCCACGCAAAGGCAATTCTTCTCGTTGGGTATGCTTTGCTGGCTGGTTGTTCTTTTTTCTTTTTCCTTCCAGGATATCCTGAACATCATAGAACAATTTTGTAGCAATAATTGGCTCATGCTTAGCCTCTACGATCATGGCAGGATCTACTTTATAAGCTGGCACTCTTATCTTTCCAATGTATGCAGGGTTGCGGAACATTTCATGAAAAGCGCTGCGTTTAGTTTTCAGTCCTTTTCTATGCGCCAACATTCTCAGATGGTCTATGTGGTGCAAGCCGGTAGCCATTTCTTCAAATACCCACTGCACCAGGGAAGCCTTTTCCGAAGGAATAATACATGCTTTATTATTTTCATCCCGACTACGTTTATATCCTACTGGGGCTGGTCCCATCCATCGTCCTTCTTTCATGGCTTTGTGAATACCATCCGATATATTTAAGGAACGCCGGTCGTTTTCCACTTCTGGAGCAGCCAGGTAAATGGCCAGCATAAACTTGTGCTCTGGGATATTCATGTCTAAGGGTTGCTCGATAGCCTGTGGCTCTACGCCCAGTTTGTTTAACTGGCTGATCATGCTGTATGCATCGGCTGCATTTCGGGAGAAACGGTCCCATTTTAAAAACAACAGCAAGTCGGCAGAGTGCTTATTACTTTTAAGGAAGGCCAATAGCTTTTTAAATTCAGGCCGGTCAAAGGTTTTTGCTGAATGATCTTCTTTATAAAAGCCAGTTACTTCTATATTATTTAACGCACAATATTTACGAAGTCGCTCTTCCTGGTAAGATAAACTAAACCCCTCAGCTTGCTCGTCGGTACTCACTCTGACATAAAGGATAGCTTTGCGTGTTTTCATATTCTTGTATTTGCTGTTGTTTGATTAGTGTATATTCCTTCTCCATTCTTTGGCTGACGGCAATTATCATCTTCGCTACCGAATACAACCAGTCCCTGATTTTGATTAATTCATCATCTGAGTAACTATGGTGTTCATCATTCCAGATCGCTTTCAATTGTTGCAGGCTAACTTTTTCAGGTAGGCTATCCGTTTCTACAGTATTGGAGTTTTTGGGAATGGCTTTTAATTTATTTTTCATATAAATATTGGTTTAAATGTTCTTTAGAAAAGAGATGCCTTCCCCGTTTTGTATGTTGTAGTGTTTGTAGCCTTCCTGCATATACCAAAGAATAAACTCTTGATACAGACAGGTGCAGGTAAGTTGCAGCTTCCTGTAATGAAAGTGGCGGTGAGTTGATTTCCTGGAAGGATAGTCTTGACTGGATTTTATCCAGTTTGGTAATCAATGTGTCTAACTTCTGCTGGATAAGCTTTAATTCTTCATTCATAGATATGGTATTTATAGTTGGTACCATAAGATCAAATGCCAGGCCTATTTTGTCATGGCTAACTCGACCAAAATTTCTAACGGAAAGAACTGGTAAAAAGCGATAAAAAGTGTAAACTTCTTTACCAATAAACCATCTAAATAAAGTCTTAAAATCAAAATCCGGGTTTGTTTTGTGGCATATTGTCACTGACATTGATAGAAAACATGAATGCCATACGGTCAGGCATTCATGTAATGTTTAGTTGCAATTAACCCGATAAATTATCATGTTCCTATTAAGTACGCTTCAGGATACATTTAAAAACAATTAAGGACAATTAAGGATTATTAAAGATTAATCAGGAACGGGTTGCGTTGTCATTGAGATAATAAGCTGCTTCCACCAAACAATAGATGTGTTCATATAGTAACAGTAGGAAAGAACGTTCAATTCCATCGTCATATCCGACACCTTCGTTTGAAATACCAGCATCTAACCAGTTCCAAAATAAAAAGCGTATCTGTTTTAAAGTATATTTTTCATAAAAAGATTTAAGAACCTGTTCAGGATTCATTACTTGTTCGTAAACCAAATCACGAGGTTGATCCTGGGATTGTGTCGTAGGGTGTGCATCCATTGATTCCCTATCTCCAACAGCATTTTCCCATTTGCCTCTTTCATTTATCAAGTGTATGGCTTCCAGTAATACAAGTAAATCTTTATAGAAAGTCATTAACGTTAAACGAACGTTCTCTTCTTCACAACTACTTTTATTATTGGCAATAGCTGCTTTCATCCAATTCCAGGTATCATCACGAATAGAATCAATATCCCGTACTTTAAAGACTTCCTGAATAACCTGGGTAGGATTTTGAGCGGCTTTTTCCAAAAGAAGCTCCGGTATTTTTTCAAGCTCACTGGATTCGCCTATTGCATTTAAATTGCTTGCTTCTTCCTCACTCAATTCTCCGTTCTCGACTGCCTGCTTTTTTAATAATACAATCAATTCGTCCTGGGTAGCCATTAATTGATTTTGCAGGCCAAGAATATAGAAATAACAGGTTTCGCTTTTGAAGAAGGCATCCAGGTGTTTAGCCGTTTCAAATTTAAGAATGGATTTGCCTGCTTCCAATTCGGCATATTGCTCTTTGGAAATATGTAAAGCATTGGCGACCGCTTCCTGGCTTAGATTGTTCTTTTCGCGGAAATAGCGCATGAAAATATTTTCAGTCATGTTGGGTAAACTTATTGGTTAAGGAATCCATTTTTTCCTGAAAAACCTGTGTTGTCTTGTCATGAAGCTTCTGTATGAGACGGAATAATGACTGTAATTGATTATGCTCAATTTGAAAGTCATCCTTATATCTCGCATGTACATAGGCCTTATACAAAAGATGGAGCAGTTTTTTGTTTTCCCCTGGGCCGGAATGAAAAACTTCCTGCAATTCAGGAGCGCATTGCCTGGTGAAACGAAGTAGCCTTTGCAGATTATGGGTCACGTAATTATGGCCAGTGAGTGCATACAGGATGGCACGAAGGCAATGTTCGGTCGCCTGTTGCAGCATAAAAGCAGTCAGGCCATTATCTTGTTTCAGATGGAAATAACCAGCCCCCTCATAGAATAGCTGAGCAAGGTGAAACGTTTTATTAAAATCCTCTTGAGCTTTGGTTTTGATGGCCGCTAAATCAGTAATGGCTGGAATGGGCAATGGAAACCGGCCATCATCATATATCAGGTTATCAGCAGTGCAAGCAAATGAAAAGAAGATATGCCCTTCTTTGATTAACCTGTAAATTTCGATTGCTTTCGAAAAGCTGATCATAACATCTGCAATACCCTTGCATGCAGCTTCAATGGCTTCCTGAAGTTCTTTATGAGCTTGTTGTGACTTTCCGGGTAACAATATCAAGAGATCATACTGGGCAGCATGGCCAGCGTTATCGATTCCCTGGGCATCCAATAGGAATATCTTTTCAGCCTCAGTTATTTTAACAGTAATGTCAATAATCCTTTCCAGGGGATCTGCTTCCGGTTGAAATACTTCAGGATCGGTTGAAATGATAGGTGTTTCTGTTTTTGTATCATCTTCAGTATCTATTGCCTCTACGGACTCATTTCCAAGAATTACCCACGCTGCTTCAATCAGCTTTTCAATATTATCGTGCAGGGTGACATACTCCAGGGCCTCCACATCTTCTGCACGTAGAGCATCGGTTAGCCATTCCTTGAGGCACAAACGGATGTCTGATAGAGTATACCAGGTGAAGAATTCTTTCAGGATATGATGAGGATTGTTTATTTCATTACAGGTGAGCCGGAAAGGTTGTTGGTGCCAAACTGGCCAATTGGATAATATTCGCTTGTTTAATGGTGTGTTCATTTGGAAAAGTTTAAAGGTGAATGCGTATGGATGGAAAACGGGGGGATAGCCTTTACGGGCAATAAGATATTGTCCAGCTATAAGGATGGTAGCCGATTGCGGATATGCTTAAAAAATCAGAGAATTAGAAGATAGTCAACACAGTTATAACGGAGTGTGAGGCTTTCCTAAGGGAATAACTTGTAAAGGCGTAGAAAATGTGGTTAAGAAGCTTATATGCTTTGTGTAAGTAAATGCAGATGTTTGTTTGACAGGTAGTATTGAACAATGCATAAAATCGCATTTGAATCGAAGAGGAATTAAGGTCCACTTGTAAAGACTACCTTGCAGGGATTGAAATAAAATTGCGTGGGTTAGTCCTTACCGATTCTGAAGGGCTGCGACACCCCAAATCACGAATAAGAACGCCCACGCAATAGCGTGAGCGATTTACCTTATTTCTCGTGA
The Niastella koreensis GR20-10 genome window above contains:
- a CDS encoding DUF4337 domain-containing protein: MSEIAETIQEPLEQADKSKINSMVALFVAITATFMALCNVKDGNVVQAMSQAQAHSIDAWSYFQAKSTKQSLAENTLEMLKLQTPRANDSLIKKYEDQIARYEKEKNEIKAQAEGFTKEYDDINLFDDQFDMTDALLTIAIAMFGITALTQKKWLLYFSGAVSLLGIILGLAAFLKISLHSDLISKILG
- a CDS encoding helix-turn-helix domain-containing protein, whose product is MSVTICHKTNPDFDFKTLFRWFIGKEVYTFYRFLPVLSVRNFGRVSHDKIGLAFDLMVPTINTISMNEELKLIQQKLDTLITKLDKIQSRLSFQEINSPPLSLQEAATYLHLSVSRVYSLVYAGRLQTLQHTKRGRHLFSKEHLNQYLYEK
- a CDS encoding helix-turn-helix domain-containing protein; translated protein: MTENIFMRYFREKNNLSQEAVANALHISKEQYAELEAGKSILKFETAKHLDAFFKSETCYFYILGLQNQLMATQDELIVLLKKQAVENGELSEEEASNLNAIGESSELEKIPELLLEKAAQNPTQVIQEVFKVRDIDSIRDDTWNWMKAAIANNKSSCEEENVRLTLMTFYKDLLVLLEAIHLINERGKWENAVGDRESMDAHPTTQSQDQPRDLVYEQVMNPEQVLKSFYEKYTLKQIRFLFWNWLDAGISNEGVGYDDGIERSFLLLLYEHIYCLVEAAYYLNDNATRS
- a CDS encoding HEPN domain-containing protein; this translates as MNTPLNKRILSNWPVWHQQPFRLTCNEINNPHHILKEFFTWYTLSDIRLCLKEWLTDALRAEDVEALEYVTLHDNIEKLIEAAWVILGNESVEAIDTEDDTKTETPIISTDPEVFQPEADPLERIIDITVKITEAEKIFLLDAQGIDNAGHAAQYDLLILLPGKSQQAHKELQEAIEAACKGIADVMISFSKAIEIYRLIKEGHIFFSFACTADNLIYDDGRFPLPIPAITDLAAIKTKAQEDFNKTFHLAQLFYEGAGYFHLKQDNGLTAFMLQQATEHCLRAILYALTGHNYVTHNLQRLLRFTRQCAPELQEVFHSGPGENKKLLHLLYKAYVHARYKDDFQIEHNQLQSLFRLIQKLHDKTTQVFQEKMDSLTNKFTQHD